In Drosophila nasuta strain 15112-1781.00 chromosome 2R, ASM2355853v1, whole genome shotgun sequence, a single genomic region encodes these proteins:
- the LOC132785675 gene encoding uncharacterized protein LOC132785675 — translation MLRVSLDVELSDKSSKSVSYMMKVPHESPEMEQMLAVSNFFVVENEAYIDLLPKLEELYKEKGLDIRFAPRAYQFKESVKEEPRLANTVLMYDLGQEGYKNVNRLECLNFEQTKVVLKKMAQYHAAGAHYKNLYGISERLMYGMFGKNIEVALAMLEAMMVPTQKRFLSNLKNFKDCQKYHDKMEAYFGKIKDLFKSIGNHDPNEFNVINHGDSWVNNLLFKIAPNGDLSEMLFVDFQNPHYGHPFGDLLYFIMTSVHIDYKLKHFDYFIKYYHDQLIEHLELLEYTERKPKLWELHMQLSKHASWAITAVYMVLPVVLLDPTESATFENFFADTESGSDFKNMMYSNKRYQHYIEHILPWLDNRGLLETYEELPGLTPAAIATESPNQVEINVDPEAPDWVSIDFFKTLLKTEITDYKDIQSFLVRKATEAGDNYSSIMLSVDIDYLKVSGGKSSISFMLKVPPAGAASKAILDLMLTFKKEIAMYYDVIPQLEQLYQQAGEPVVFGPKSYTFQNSPKDDHILLENLRPAGYKNADRLKGLNESETKHVLAKLAKLHAASAQWYVTKGKYADCLDKALHNENTRPIFESEQNKSFMGLAAEAIQKFQGSELYGKKVVNVLDNLFTLISKAEEYDEKQFNVMNHGDCWTNNVMFSYNSQGQIIDTLLIDFQRSNFNTPAQDLYYFLLSSPNFDIKLEKFDYFIRFYHDELKRNLELLKYPRHIPTLRELHIMLLNDSIWAVTTTSTVMSAVLLEPTNNASIETMLGNDEEGKNFKRKLFNNDRYRKHSEAIYPFLNHRGLLDFV, via the exons ATGCTGAGAGTGAGCTTAGATGTTGAATTATCAG aCAAATCCAGCAAGTCCGTTTCGTACATGATGAAAGTGCCACACGAATCGCCGGAAATGGAACAAATGCTCGCCgtttcaaatttctttgtCGTTGAGAATGAAGCCTATATAGATTTGTTGCCCAAGCTGGAGGAATTGTACAAAGAAAAGGGGCTAGACATAAGATTTGCTCCGAGAGCATATCAGTTCAAGGAGAGCGTAAAAGAAGAGCCTCGACTTGCCAATACAGTGTTAATGTACGATCTGGGTCAAGAAGGTTATAAGAACGTCAATCGTTTGGAGTGTCTCAATTTTGAGCAGACCAAAGTAGTTCTTAAGAAAATGGCACAATATCACGCTGCGGGTGCACATTATAAGAACCTCTATGGTATCTCGGAGCGACTTATGTATGGAATGTTTGGGAAGAATATTGAAGTTGCCTTGGCGATGCTAGAAGCCATGATGGTACCAACACAGAAAAGATTCCTTAGTAATTTGAAGAACTTCAAGGACTGTCAAAAATACCATGACAAGATG GAAGCATATTTCGGTAAAATTAAAGATCTGTTTAAGTCCATTGGCAACCACGACCCCAATGAATTCAATGTTATCAACCACGGTGATTCTTGGGTCAACAATCTTCTCTTTAAGATCGCACCAAATGGAGATCTCTCCGAAATGCTCTTTGTGGATTTCCAGAATCCACACTATGGCCATCCTTTCGGAGATTTGCTCTATTTCATAATGACATCTGTGCACATTGATTATAAGCTGAAGCATTTTGACTATTTCATCAAATATTACCACGACCAGCTGATTGAGCACCTGGAATTACTTGAATACACTGAACGCAAGCCGAAGTTATGGGAACTGCATATGCAGCTATCTAAACACGCTAGCTGGGCCATCACTGCAGTCTATATGGTGCTGCCCGTGGTTCTTCTGGATCCCACTGAATCGGCCACCTTTGAGAACTTCTTTGCAGACACTGAATCTGGGTCTGATTTTAAGAATATGATGTACTCCAACAAACGTTACCAGCATTATATTGAACATATACTACCTTGGCTGGATAATCGAGGACTCCTAGAAACCTA TGAAGAACTCCCAGGATTGACTCCTGCTGCGATAGCAACTGAATCACCAAATCAAGTTGAGATCAATGTGGATCCTGAGGCCCCTGACTGGGTCAGCATCGACTTCTTTAAGACTCTGCTTAAAACAGAGATAACCGACTATAAGGATATACAAAGTTTCCTTGTGCGAAAAGCCACAGAAGCTGGTGATAACTACTCTTCAATCATGCTCTCGGTGGATATTGACTACCTCAAAGTATCGGGTGGTAAATCCAGCATTTCATTTATGCTAAAAGTGCCACCGGCTGGAGCCGCTTCAAAGGCGATACTCGACTTGATGCTCACATTTAAAAAAGAGATAGCCATGTACTATGATGTCATACCACAGCTGGAGCAACTCTATCAGCAGGCTGGAGAGCCAGTTGTCTTTGGCCCCAAAAGCTATACGTTCCAGAACTCGCCAAAGGACGACCACATCCTGCTTGAGAACCTGCGACCAGCGGGCTATAAGAATGCGGATCGCCTTAAGGGGTTGAACGAAAGTGAAACGAAACATGTGTTAGCAAAGTTGGCCAAATTGCATGCAGCCTCTGCTCAATGGTATGTAACAAAAGGCAAGTATGCTGATTGTCTGGACAAAGCTTTGCACAATGAGAACACTCGTCCAATCTTCGAAAGTGagcaaaataaaagttttatgGGACTAGCGGCTGAGGCGATTCAAAAATTCCAGGGTAGTGAACTTTATGGCAAAAAAGTG GTCAATGTACTAGATAACCTCTTTACACTGATATCCAAGGCGGAGGAGTACGATGAGAAGCAGTTCAATGTGATGAATCACGGTGACTGTTGGACAAACAATGTGATGTTTTCCTATAATTCACAAGGACAGATTATCGATACTCTCCTCATCGATTTCCAGCGATCAAACTTTAACACTCCAGCCCAGGATCTATATTACTTCCTGTTATCCTCGCCCAACTTTGATATCAAACTTGAGAAATTCGATTACTTTATTCGCTTTTATCACGACGAACTGAAACGAAACCTCGAGCTGCTGAAGTATCCGCGCCACATTCCCACTCTAAGAGAACTCCACATAATGCTGCTAAACGATTCCATTTGGGCTGTGACAACCACATCCACGGTGATGTCAGCAGTTCTGCTCGAGCCCACAAATAACGCGAGCATTGAGACCATGTTGGGCAACGATGAGGAAGGTAAAAATTTCAAGCGGAAGCTCTTCAATAATGACAGATATCGCAAGCACAGCGAAGCCATATATCCCTTTCTTAATCATAGGGGATTGCTCGACTTTGTCTAA
- the LOC132786794 gene encoding uncharacterized protein LOC132786794 gives MSAMGQKCSKPQHLTELRNSSDLCTRKDGKNKIQNQYQKNSDSQLVPDWIHKSQFIEILKENVPEFARIENFLVKPALSAGENYSSLMLRVIIDIKLTDKTIKPMSFMMKVPHESAKMQQMLKTVNFFTVENATYTELISKFEDIYKAKGVSITFAPRTYKFKESLKYEPKLANSVLMYDLSQDGYRNLNRMDCLNMEESKFVLRKLAQYHAAGAHCRVIHGPYSDVFTQPMFGSSKERALTILNGIMGPFKKMFLGHLKNFKDGDKYYDKFEHLFSKMSQKFLKLSTYDPNEFNVINHGDCWINNLLFKFGPNKELVDVIFVDFQLPKYGHPSTDLLNFIMTSVHIDLKLKEFDFFIKYYHDHLIEHLLLLGYSERMPTLKELHSQLYKYGIWAITASVMVLPIVLLDPNEEALEGAQFKNMLYTNSRYKTHIEKILPWLDNRGLLEE, from the exons ATGTCGGCCATGGGTCAAAAGTGTTCGAAGCCTCAGCATTTAACTGAGCTTCGAAATAGTTCCGATTTGTGCACCAGAAAGGATGGAAAGAACAAGATCCAAAATCAGTATCAGAAAAATTCTGATAGTCAGTTGGTACCCGACTGGATACACAAGTCCCAATTTATTGAGATTCTAAAAGAAAATGTTCCCGAGTTTGCCAGAATTGAGAACTTTTTGGTGAAACCAGCATTAAGTGCAGGCGAGAACTATTCGTCCTTAATGTTGCGAGTAATCATTGATATAAAGTTAACAG ATAAAACCATAAAGCCTATGTCATTCATGATGAAAGTGCCTCATGAATCGgccaaaatgcaacaaatgttAAAAACCGTCAACTTTTTTACTGTGGAGAATGCAACATATACTGAACTAATATCGAAGTTCGAGGACATTTATAAGGCCAAAGGTGTAAGCATCACGTTCGCTCCACGAACTTACAAGTTCAAAGAGAGCCTTAAATATGAGCCCAAATTGGCGAATTCGGTGCTAATGTATGATCTAAGCCAGGATGGCTACAGAAACCTCAATCGAATGGATTGCCTTAATATGGAGGAGAGCAAGTTTGTACTTCGCAAGCTTGCACAATACCATGCAGCCGGAGCACATTGTCGTGTCATTCATGGGCCCTATTCAGACGTTTTTACTCAGCCCATGTTTGGTTCCAGCAAGGAGAGAGCCCTCACCATACTGAACGGCATAATGGGACcttttaagaaaatgtttcTAGGTCATCTTAAAAACTTTAAGGATGGCGACAAATACTAtgacaaattt GAACATCTTTTCTCCAAAATGAGTCAGAAATTCCTTAAACTAAGTACCTATGATCCCAATGAGTTCAATGTGATTAATCATGGTGATTGTTGGATTAATAATCTGCTCTTCAAATTTGGGCCGAATAAGGAATTAGTCGATGTAATTTTTGTTGACTTTCAATTGCCAAAATATGGACACCCCTCAACGGATTTACTCAACTTTATCATGACTTCTGTGCACATTGATCTCAAATTAAAGGAATTCGACTTTTTCATCAAATACTATCACGATCATCTGATTGAGCACCTGCTCCTGTTGGGCTATTCGGAGCGAATGCCTACCTTAAAGGAACTTCATTCGCAGCTGTATAAATATGGCATCTGGGCAATTACAGCTTCTGTTATGGTGCTGCCAATTGTTCTACTGGATCCCAACGAAGAAGCACTTGAAGGTGCCCAGTTCAAGAACATGTTGTACACCAATAGCCGTTATAAGACTCATATTGAGAAAATATTACCATGGCTAGACAACCGGGGTCTGTTAGAAGAATAA
- the LOC132785458 gene encoding uncharacterized protein LOC132785458 — MEHQRNIPESPEWLDQHLFVEFLKQDIPNFKSIDQFVIEETCAKGENFTTLVLRVKFVVNIEDDSQVSASYIVKLLPTTLSTRDMIASWKVFDKEKLSYSQYVPHFEEMYAKANKKISFGAKYYELHSQKAEELIVLEDLRNRGFKNTNRQIGLDLDHTQIVLEKLAQFHAASAVYYELKGPYPNLYDRNLCSEEDKFQEFRDTQANSLIAALPLFEAEHLTSALKSYTSRAPDMYQAFAAKFDNEFRCLNHGDFYCNNIMFQYDESGRISETYFIDLQMSRYCSPAQDLIYFILSSVSINLKLSKFDYLISFYHSKLVENLKLLQYSKNLPTLRDLHIAIFNHGDWAYPVISLLLPLVLIDPNEKSNMDTLMDQEKEGNQFRNTMFGNPRVIQHYKLILPWAFNRGLFEYEKKQN, encoded by the exons ATGGAACACCAACGAAACATACCAGAGTCTCCGGAATGGTTAGACCAGCACTTGTTTGTAGAATTTCTAAAACAAGATATTCCGAATTTTAAGAGCATTGACCAATTTGTTATTGAAGAAACTTGCGCCAAAGGCGAAAACTTCACCACTTTGGTACTGCGCGTAAAGTTTGTTGTAAATATTGAAG atGATAGCCAAGTATCTGCATCATACATTGTTAAGCTACTGCCAACAACTCTGAGTACCCGGGATATGATTGCCAGCTGGAAGGTTTTTGATAAGGAGAAGCTTTCATATAGCCAGTATGTGCCACATTTTGaggaaatgtatgcaaaggccaataaaaaaattagttttggCGCCAAGTACTATGAACTGCATAGCCAAAAAGCAGAAGAATTAATCGTTTTGGAGGATTTGCGTAATCGAggctttaaaaatacaaatcgtCAAATAGGCTTAGATTTGGATCATACCCAAATTGTGCTGGAAAAATTAGCCCAGTTCCATGCAGCTTCGGCAGTATATTATGAGCTAAAGGGACCATATCCGAACCTCTACGATCGAAATCTTTGCAGTGAAGAGGACAAATTTCAAGAGTTTCGCGATACCCAAGCCAACTCCCTCATTGCTGCTCTTCCTCTCTTTGAGGCAGAACACTTGACATCCGCATTG AAATCTTACACATCAAGGGCACCTGATATGTATCAGGCGTTTGCTGCAAAATTCGACAATGAATTTCGATGCCTCAACCATGGAGACTTCTACTGCAATAATATTATGTTTCAATACGATGAAAGTGGTCGGATTTCCGAAACATACTTTATAGATCTGCAAATGAGTCGCTATTGCTCGCCAGCTCAAgatctaatttattttatactttccTCTGTTTCGATTAATCTGAAACTCTcgaaatttgattatttaatatcTTTTTACCACAGCAAACTAgttgaaaatttgaaactttTACAATACTCTAAGAACTTGCCAACATTAAGGGATTTACACATTGCGATCTTCAATCATGGAGATTGGG CTTATCCAGTTATATCTCTATTGTTGCCACTTGTGCTGATCGATCCCAATGAGAAATCCAACATGGATACACTAATGGATCAAGAGAAAGAAGGAAATCAGTTCCGTAACACAATGTTCGGCAATCCTCGAGTTATACAACACTACAAGCTAATTTTGCCATGGGCGTTCAATCGTGGattatttgaatatgaaaAGAAGCAAAACTGA